One segment of Chryseobacterium turcicum DNA contains the following:
- a CDS encoding peptide-N-glycosidase F-related protein, with protein sequence MKKILLPLLVFTGLFKMQAQTNINVFSQIVFYDGYAANVSNPVPANTIRLANYRYAKKLTDAELNSFQNKITMNVTIGALCDNYDRIGGVHLALVPKNQATYTLSDTEVKRIEIGRYITPFMNKNISPTSVPYTYAVDNLYSVFSNTALRNTYDMYVELDVFGVPYAANTQVAGCSGRNDVFAGTLDFVTSNDPAITTSYNNLLPLLDSNELNNYNNTDQAGQTVRLVNFSLNQSTDNAKFFVVTTPHGAGSGGEEYVRRQNFISLDNAQVLTFTPGGKSCEPYRMYNTQGNGIYGANAQNQSWWTSWNNWCPGDSVPIRSFTAASLSAGSHTIKYEVPTAVFNGQDGRIVLSMYMQSSNQFLSVKDVSTVDVSVYPNPTADFVNIKSDKKVKTIVIYSLDGRKLNEVKDSKINLTAYPSGTYLLDVTLDGGAQFKHKVIKK encoded by the coding sequence ATGAAAAAAATTCTACTTCCTTTATTGGTATTCACAGGGCTTTTCAAAATGCAGGCTCAGACAAACATCAATGTATTTTCGCAAATCGTTTTTTATGATGGTTACGCTGCAAATGTTTCCAATCCGGTTCCTGCCAATACAATAAGGCTTGCTAATTACAGATATGCGAAAAAATTAACGGATGCCGAGCTGAATTCTTTTCAGAATAAAATTACCATGAATGTTACCATTGGAGCTTTATGTGATAATTATGATAGAATTGGAGGAGTGCATTTGGCTTTAGTTCCAAAAAATCAAGCGACTTATACTTTAAGTGATACCGAAGTGAAAAGAATTGAAATTGGAAGATACATTACACCGTTTATGAATAAAAATATTTCTCCTACATCAGTTCCTTATACGTATGCAGTTGATAATTTATATAGTGTTTTCAGTAATACTGCTTTAAGAAATACTTACGATATGTATGTAGAGCTTGATGTTTTTGGTGTTCCTTATGCTGCCAATACTCAGGTTGCAGGTTGCTCTGGAAGAAATGATGTTTTTGCAGGAACACTTGATTTTGTTACTTCTAATGACCCTGCAATTACAACTTCTTATAATAATTTACTTCCATTATTAGATTCAAATGAACTTAATAATTACAATAATACAGACCAAGCAGGTCAAACAGTAAGATTGGTGAATTTTTCTCTGAACCAAAGTACCGATAATGCCAAATTCTTTGTTGTTACTACACCGCATGGTGCTGGTTCGGGAGGAGAGGAGTATGTGAGAAGGCAGAACTTTATTTCTTTAGACAATGCTCAGGTTTTAACCTTTACTCCCGGTGGAAAATCTTGCGAGCCCTACCGAATGTACAACACACAGGGAAATGGTATTTATGGAGCAAACGCACAAAACCAATCTTGGTGGACCTCTTGGAATAATTGGTGTCCCGGAGATTCTGTACCTATCAGAAGTTTTACCGCAGCATCACTTTCTGCGGGAAGTCATACTATAAAATATGAGGTTCCGACTGCAGTTTTCAACGGGCAAGACGGAAGAATTGTACTTTCTATGTATATGCAAAGTTCTAATCAGTTTTTGTCTGTAAAAGATGTATCAACGGTTGATGTTTCTGTTTACCCTAATCCTACAGCTGATTTTGTCAATATTAAGTCTGATAAAAAAGTAAAAACGATTGTTATTTATTCTTTAGACGGAAGAAAATTAAATGAAGTCAAAGATTCCAAAATCAATCTTACTGCTTATCCTTCAGGAACGTATTTGCTGGATGTTACATTAGATGGAGGTGCTCAGTTTAAGCATAAAGTAATCAAGAAATAA
- a CDS encoding M28 family peptidase has product MKKLTYLLLSLFSASAFAQDVSEQRVRTVISTLASDEMKGREIGTPENDKAAEYIAQLFKENNLEYCTGKSYLVPFNYKGKIAYNVCGIKKGKSEKFLGFSGHFDHIGVNNKSDDNIYNGADDDASGITTLVGIADYFKNKKPEFSMVFMAFNGEEKGMLGSIAISEDKNLDPIYNNLSALFNFEMVATEAEFGKNTVFITGDEFSDLDELFNKNAVNGLKIHPDPYAKQQLFYRSDNVSFVKKKIIAHSISTADMSKITHYHQANDDMSIVNSENMTQIINNFAKTLEKLSPKNFTPKYNDKVKFD; this is encoded by the coding sequence ATGAAAAAACTAACCTACCTTTTACTTTCACTTTTTTCGGCATCGGCTTTTGCACAAGATGTTTCTGAACAAAGAGTAAGAACCGTAATTTCTACTCTAGCTTCTGATGAAATGAAAGGTCGCGAAATAGGAACTCCCGAAAATGATAAAGCGGCAGAATATATCGCTCAGCTTTTTAAAGAAAACAATTTAGAATATTGTACCGGAAAATCTTATCTCGTTCCTTTTAATTATAAAGGAAAAATAGCTTACAACGTTTGTGGAATTAAAAAAGGAAAGTCTGAAAAGTTTTTGGGATTTTCAGGACACTTTGACCACATTGGAGTCAACAATAAATCTGATGACAATATTTATAACGGTGCCGATGACGATGCAAGCGGAATTACAACATTAGTAGGTATTGCTGATTATTTCAAAAATAAAAAACCTGAATTCTCAATGGTTTTCATGGCTTTTAATGGAGAAGAAAAAGGAATGCTGGGCTCAATTGCTATTTCTGAGGATAAAAATTTAGACCCTATTTACAATAATCTTTCAGCTTTATTTAATTTTGAAATGGTAGCAACAGAAGCAGAATTTGGAAAAAATACAGTATTCATTACCGGTGATGAGTTTTCTGACCTTGACGAATTATTTAATAAAAATGCGGTGAATGGTTTAAAAATACATCCAGACCCTTATGCTAAACAACAATTGTTTTACAGATCAGACAACGTAAGTTTTGTAAAAAAGAAAATTATTGCACACTCTATTTCTACTGCAGACATGAGCAAAATTACTCATTACCATCAGGCAAATGATGATATGAGCATCGTAAATTCTGAAAACATGACGCAGATTATCAATAACTTTGCAAAAACTTTGGAGAAATTGAGCCCCAAAAATTTCACCCCAAAATATAATGATAAAGTAAAATTCGATTAA
- a CDS encoding DUF6146 family protein — protein sequence MKNLITISLLILIPLQSFAQVNPKNEKEDSAMKPSKNEDGEWDLIVIDTQFDYFMNAIARPMNQYTEANLKSRNRILVNEWNSYFMSGKYRHIIESSIDYDPREQYGIKFEYKLYQVFVYVNWKYKLRMNGLGASDIFR from the coding sequence ATGAAAAATTTAATTACCATATCACTTTTAATTCTCATTCCCTTACAATCATTTGCACAAGTCAATCCTAAAAACGAAAAGGAAGATTCCGCAATGAAACCTTCAAAAAATGAAGATGGAGAATGGGATTTAATCGTAATCGACACTCAGTTTGATTACTTTATGAATGCCATCGCAAGACCAATGAATCAATATACTGAAGCCAATTTAAAAAGCCGAAATAGAATTTTAGTCAACGAATGGAATTCTTATTTTATGTCTGGGAAATATCGACATATTATTGAATCATCCATAGATTATGACCCAAGAGAACAGTACGGAATTAAGTTTGAGTATAAACTATATCAGGTTTTCGTATATGTAAATTGGAAATACAAACTGAGAATGAATGGACTCGGAGCAAGTGATATATTCAGATAA
- a CDS encoding LUD domain-containing protein gives MSLFKRIVSKLTNQPEEDTKQSLEKLGDSLKNADLDYKFAQLFTHSGGFFNYCADEAEALQTLNQILKIEGITSVFCCDKDLQGFLNVIKTNNTPELESGNDAAFISCEYLIAYDGRIMLSHNNILHYHSSRLPGKIIIMANVSQIVNNLNDAMGKIKRTGNIKNLTSISGNHSKLDAAANNNTKLFLLLIED, from the coding sequence TTGAGTTTATTTAAAAGAATTGTAAGCAAACTAACCAACCAGCCCGAAGAAGATACGAAGCAGAGTCTGGAAAAGCTTGGAGATTCGCTGAAAAATGCAGATCTCGACTACAAGTTTGCGCAATTATTTACGCATTCTGGTGGCTTTTTCAACTATTGTGCCGATGAAGCAGAAGCATTGCAGACCTTAAACCAGATTTTGAAAATCGAGGGTATTACCTCTGTGTTTTGCTGTGATAAAGATCTTCAGGGTTTTTTGAATGTAATAAAAACAAACAATACTCCAGAGTTGGAATCGGGTAATGATGCCGCTTTTATCTCATGCGAATATCTTATTGCGTACGATGGCAGAATTATGTTGTCGCACAATAACATCCTGCACTATCATTCTTCAAGACTTCCGGGTAAAATTATTATTATGGCAAACGTCTCTCAGATTGTCAATAACCTTAATGACGCAATGGGGAAGATAAAACGTACCGGAAATATCAAAAACCTTACTTCAATCAGCGGAAACCACTCTAAGCTGGATGCTGCTGCAAACAATAATACGAAGCTATTTTTACTCTTAATAGAGGATTAG
- a CDS encoding ABC transporter ATP-binding protein: MNEYKKILKFARPHQKYIYGSLFFNLLYSLFQIASLGTILPVLGMLFGTIKRQKFTAAPVYSGELVDLFTYLKSYSNYYIQTLVDAYGTLNVLAWLCVITAFMFLLRNIFRYLGSYLLINYRVGVTKDLRGEMYRKVLALPVSFFTDSRKGDMMSRMSNDVGEVEGNILGSLVDLINAPFMLISTLISLFWLSSELTLFSLLVLPVMGTMIALIGKSLKKDSHEAQNEMGTIFSIVDETLKSSKVIKIFSAEKIMDNRFMGSMQKWINSSIRLGRKKELASPISEFLGSVTFLIIAWYGGKQIIVDHSIAPEDFLVFLGMFFQILPPVKSLSASISNVQKGEASLHRVLEILEADVKIEEVAEPVSISTLDKQIEFKNIGFYYDKSNLILKNFNLIIPKGKTVALVGQSGSGKTTIANLLARFYDVSEGQILIDDTDIKHLKISEYRKLLGMVTQESVLFNDTVYNNILMGKPEATRDEVIAAAKIANADSFISQLPNGYDTNIGDDGGKLSGGQKQRVSIARAVLKNPPIMILDEATSALDTESEKFVQDALEKMMENRTSLVIAHRLSTIQKADWIVVMEKGEIVEQGSHPELMAKQGTYHKLVELQNFD, encoded by the coding sequence ATGAACGAATATAAAAAAATACTAAAATTTGCACGTCCGCATCAGAAATATATTTACGGAAGTTTATTCTTCAACCTTCTCTATTCTTTATTTCAGATTGCTTCTTTAGGAACAATATTGCCCGTTCTGGGAATGCTTTTTGGAACTATTAAACGTCAAAAATTTACCGCCGCTCCTGTATATTCGGGAGAACTTGTCGATTTATTTACTTATCTGAAGTCATATTCTAATTATTACATTCAGACGTTAGTTGATGCTTATGGTACATTAAATGTTTTAGCATGGCTTTGCGTTATCACAGCGTTTATGTTTTTACTGAGAAATATTTTCAGATATTTAGGCTCTTACCTTTTGATTAATTACCGTGTTGGGGTTACCAAAGACCTTCGAGGTGAAATGTACCGCAAGGTGTTGGCTTTGCCTGTTTCATTTTTTACAGACAGCAGAAAAGGCGATATGATGTCTCGTATGTCAAATGACGTTGGTGAAGTTGAAGGAAACATTTTAGGAAGCTTAGTTGATTTAATCAACGCTCCATTTATGTTAATCAGTACCTTAATCAGTCTTTTTTGGCTGAGTTCGGAACTTACACTTTTCTCTCTTTTGGTTTTACCGGTAATGGGAACTATGATTGCGCTCATCGGAAAAAGTCTTAAAAAAGACTCTCACGAAGCTCAAAATGAAATGGGAACTATTTTCTCAATCGTTGATGAAACCTTAAAATCATCAAAAGTGATTAAAATTTTCAGCGCTGAGAAAATTATGGATAACCGATTCATGGGCTCTATGCAAAAATGGATCAACAGCTCGATAAGATTGGGTAGAAAAAAAGAATTAGCTTCACCCATAAGCGAATTTCTAGGATCTGTTACTTTCTTAATCATCGCCTGGTATGGTGGAAAACAAATTATTGTAGATCACAGTATTGCTCCGGAAGACTTTTTGGTATTTTTAGGAATGTTCTTCCAGATTTTACCTCCTGTAAAAAGTTTATCAGCTTCTATTTCTAATGTTCAAAAAGGAGAAGCTTCTTTACACAGAGTTTTGGAGATTCTTGAAGCTGATGTAAAAATTGAAGAAGTTGCAGAACCAGTTTCTATTTCTACTCTTGATAAGCAAATAGAGTTTAAAAATATCGGTTTCTATTATGATAAATCTAATTTAATTCTAAAGAATTTTAATCTTATCATTCCGAAAGGAAAGACCGTTGCATTGGTCGGGCAAAGTGGAAGTGGTAAAACTACAATTGCCAATCTTTTAGCCCGTTTTTATGATGTTTCTGAAGGACAAATCTTAATTGATGATACCGACATTAAGCATTTAAAAATCAGTGAGTACAGAAAACTTTTAGGAATGGTAACCCAAGAATCTGTATTGTTTAATGACACCGTTTACAACAATATTTTGATGGGTAAACCTGAAGCGACAAGAGATGAAGTAATCGCTGCCGCAAAAATTGCCAACGCAGATTCATTTATTTCTCAGCTTCCAAATGGTTATGATACGAATATCGGAGACGATGGAGGAAAGCTTTCAGGAGGACAGAAACAAAGAGTTTCTATCGCCAGAGCGGTTCTGAAAAACCCACCGATTATGATTTTGGATGAAGCGACTTCTGCTTTAGATACAGAATCTGAAAAATTTGTACAAGATGCCCTTGAAAAAATGATGGAAAATAGAACTTCGCTTGTGATTGCTCACCGACTTTCTACCATCCAAAAAGCAGACTGGATTGTTGTTATGGAAAAAGGTGAAATTGTAGAACAAGGAAGCCACCCTGAACTTATGGCAAAACAGGGAACTTACCACAAGCTGGTAGAGCTTCAAAATTTTGACTAA
- the rho gene encoding transcription termination factor Rho, producing the protein MFNIETLRSKSVTELTKILKDLGVKVARTSNDNDKIFAILDFQASNPKVTKDYFNTSETPTAVTEEQPAEKVVTKPAPKKAAPKKTVKPKVETAAEPKETPPVKAPEVIEIPEATKVEAKAEEIPAEEAKAEAPKNTPEEKTASPNNRQKRKRVLPPATNSEIEVQGTIELPLNIDSQPSAPAPAKEERPKRPQQGQPQQNQKGQNHPQQNSGNSQNRNQNNPNQNPNQNQNPNQNQNRQQQHHSERHEEQHEPKKEFSFDGMVSIEGVLEILPDNYGFLRSSDFSYISSPDDVYVSTAQIRNFGLKTGDTVRGIVRLPKEGEKYFSLLKPTEVNGRDLAFIKDRVAFEYLTPLFPEEKFNLSGDNSTMSTRIVDLFAPIGKGQRAMIVAQPKTGKTMLLKDIANSIAANHPEVYMMVLLIDERPEEVTDMERSVNAEVIASTFDEAADKHVKVANLVLAKAQRMVECGHDVVILLDSITRLARAYNTVTPASGKVLSGGVDANALHKPKRFFGAARKIENGGSLTIVATALIDTGSKMDEVIFEEFKGTGNMELQLDRKIANRRIYPAIDLISSSTRRDDLLLDEVTSQRMWIFRKYLSEMNPIEAMEFVSKNIRGTRNNEEFLMSMNR; encoded by the coding sequence ATGTTTAACATAGAAACGTTAAGGTCAAAATCTGTAACGGAATTGACTAAAATCTTAAAAGATTTGGGCGTTAAGGTTGCAAGAACCAGCAATGATAATGATAAGATTTTTGCTATTCTAGATTTTCAGGCTTCCAACCCTAAAGTTACAAAAGATTACTTCAATACCTCAGAAACACCGACTGCTGTTACAGAAGAACAGCCGGCGGAGAAGGTAGTAACAAAACCAGCTCCTAAAAAAGCTGCTCCCAAGAAAACTGTAAAACCTAAAGTGGAAACAGCAGCGGAGCCAAAAGAAACTCCGCCTGTAAAAGCACCGGAAGTTATCGAAATACCGGAAGCTACCAAAGTAGAAGCCAAAGCAGAAGAAATTCCTGCGGAAGAGGCGAAAGCTGAAGCTCCGAAAAATACTCCAGAAGAAAAAACAGCGTCTCCTAACAACAGACAAAAAAGAAAAAGAGTTTTACCTCCTGCAACGAATAGTGAAATTGAAGTGCAAGGAACTATAGAACTTCCTTTAAATATAGATTCTCAGCCAAGTGCACCAGCACCAGCTAAAGAAGAAAGACCTAAAAGACCACAACAAGGTCAGCCACAGCAAAATCAAAAAGGTCAAAACCATCCACAGCAAAATAGTGGAAATTCTCAAAACCGGAATCAAAATAATCCGAACCAAAATCCTAATCAAAACCAAAACCCGAATCAAAATCAGAATAGGCAGCAACAGCATCATTCTGAGAGACATGAGGAGCAGCATGAGCCGAAAAAAGAGTTCAGCTTCGATGGTATGGTTAGTATTGAAGGGGTTTTAGAAATTTTACCAGATAACTACGGATTTTTACGTTCATCAGATTTCTCTTATATTTCTTCACCAGATGACGTGTATGTTTCGACCGCACAGATTAGAAATTTTGGATTAAAAACGGGTGATACCGTAAGAGGAATTGTAAGACTTCCAAAAGAAGGTGAAAAATATTTTTCATTACTAAAGCCTACTGAGGTAAACGGTCGTGATTTAGCATTTATTAAAGATAGAGTTGCTTTTGAATATCTTACGCCATTATTTCCAGAAGAGAAATTTAACTTGTCTGGAGATAACTCTACGATGTCAACAAGAATCGTCGATTTATTTGCACCCATCGGAAAAGGGCAGAGAGCGATGATTGTTGCTCAGCCAAAAACCGGTAAGACGATGTTGTTGAAAGATATTGCCAATTCTATCGCTGCCAACCACCCAGAAGTTTATATGATGGTACTTTTAATAGACGAACGTCCTGAAGAAGTTACCGATATGGAAAGAAGTGTAAATGCAGAGGTAATTGCTTCTACATTTGATGAAGCGGCAGATAAACATGTGAAAGTTGCTAATTTAGTTTTAGCAAAAGCTCAAAGAATGGTAGAATGTGGTCATGACGTAGTGATTCTTTTAGATTCAATTACAAGATTGGCAAGAGCTTATAATACCGTAACTCCTGCGTCTGGAAAAGTTCTTTCTGGTGGTGTTGATGCAAATGCTCTACACAAGCCAAAAAGATTCTTCGGAGCTGCAAGAAAAATTGAAAACGGAGGGTCGCTAACGATTGTGGCAACCGCTTTAATTGATACAGGTTCTAAAATGGATGAAGTTATTTTTGAAGAATTCAAAGGTACCGGAAACATGGAGCTCCAATTAGACAGAAAAATTGCCAACAGAAGAATTTATCCTGCAATTGATTTAATTTCTTCAAGCACAAGAAGAGATGATTTATTACTTGATGAAGTAACTTCGCAGAGAATGTGGATTTTCAGAAAGTATCTTTCAGAGATGAATCCTATCGAGGCAATGGAATTTGTAAGCAAAAATATCAGAGGAACTCGTAATAACGAAGAGTTTTTGATGTCGATGAACAGATAA
- a CDS encoding phosphatidate cytidylyltransferase produces MDKNLIQRTISGLVYVAVIFLCATPFGAQLLDSVSPGLVQQQYLYYGLITFLLLVGTWECMKIMKFGDGYEKWVVFPLVLFIFYVFSKRYFQHGFYFDFRLSEILAISLTLIAVITLFKFSNELYIDSGKLIFTVIYVALPFSFALGLPKYSSIDNTFSLEVIFLFILIWSSDTFAYLVGKFFGKHKMAPTISPKKTWEGYIGGVVLTLVLSYFVEQYQPQLRGNWMVVGFLIAAFAPLGDLVESQLKRNFGVKDSGNIIPGHGGVLDRLDSFLICVPVVYLYFILEKFI; encoded by the coding sequence TTGGACAAAAACCTTATTCAGAGAACAATTTCAGGGCTGGTCTACGTAGCCGTCATATTTCTTTGTGCAACACCTTTTGGAGCACAGCTCTTAGACTCGGTTTCTCCGGGGCTCGTTCAGCAGCAATATTTGTATTATGGCTTAATCACCTTTCTTTTATTGGTTGGAACATGGGAATGTATGAAAATTATGAAATTCGGAGATGGCTATGAAAAATGGGTCGTATTTCCGCTCGTACTCTTTATCTTCTATGTTTTCTCTAAAAGATACTTTCAGCATGGGTTTTATTTTGACTTCAGACTGTCGGAAATCTTGGCAATTTCATTAACGCTTATTGCCGTAATTACACTTTTTAAATTCTCAAACGAACTGTACATCGACAGCGGAAAACTTATTTTTACCGTAATCTATGTCGCACTACCGTTTTCTTTTGCTTTAGGTTTGCCTAAATATTCTTCTATTGACAATACGTTTTCACTGGAAGTTATTTTCTTATTTATTCTGATTTGGAGCAGCGATACCTTTGCCTATCTTGTCGGGAAATTCTTTGGAAAACATAAAATGGCTCCTACAATTTCACCTAAAAAAACCTGGGAAGGTTATATTGGTGGTGTTGTTTTAACATTAGTATTGTCTTATTTTGTAGAGCAGTATCAACCGCAGCTTCGTGGAAACTGGATGGTTGTAGGCTTTCTAATTGCAGCATTCGCGCCTTTGGGAGATTTGGTAGAAAGCCAGCTGAAAAGAAATTTTGGGGTAAAAGACAGCGGAAACATCATTCCGGGGCACGGTGGCGTATTAGATAGGCTTGATAGTTTTTTAATCTGCGTTCCTGTCGTATATTTGTACTTTATTTTAGAAAAATTTATTTAA
- a CDS encoding DUF4293 family protein — MLQRIQTIWILLSVLAAAFLYITGQDVDVFGKTPIVSIASIVLVFVGALSLFSFKNRKRQILLNNISIIINVLLIGVLVYWVQNLSGGIDFPEKGIEPVFPLIAVICLFLANIFIKKDERLVKSVDRLR; from the coding sequence ATGTTACAAAGAATACAGACTATTTGGATTTTGCTCTCGGTTTTGGCCGCAGCTTTTCTATATATTACAGGGCAGGATGTAGATGTTTTCGGAAAAACTCCGATTGTAAGCATTGCATCAATTGTTTTAGTTTTTGTAGGAGCATTGAGTTTGTTCAGTTTTAAAAACAGAAAAAGACAAATCTTGCTGAATAACATCAGCATTATTATAAACGTTTTGTTGATTGGTGTATTGGTGTACTGGGTACAAAACTTATCCGGAGGAATAGATTTTCCTGAGAAGGGTATTGAGCCGGTTTTCCCATTAATTGCGGTAATATGTTTGTTTTTGGCAAATATTTTTATCAAAAAAGATGAGAGGCTCGTAAAATCTGTAGACAGACTGCGATAA
- a CDS encoding DUF1801 domain-containing protein: MNPIQEYFYRIDEPARSTLLFLRKNILESDPENITETLSFGLPFFKFKKKMLCYFYYSKKHKKHYISFYHGDRLNHPLLISEGRKKFKILLIEENEDLPVELILSLIKEVKQYIK, encoded by the coding sequence ATGAATCCTATACAAGAGTACTTCTACAGAATCGATGAGCCTGCAAGAAGTACTCTTTTGTTTTTACGGAAAAATATTTTAGAATCTGACCCCGAAAATATTACAGAAACTTTGAGTTTTGGGCTCCCGTTTTTTAAGTTTAAAAAGAAAATGCTCTGCTATTTTTATTACAGCAAAAAGCATAAAAAACACTACATTAGTTTTTATCATGGTGACCGACTGAACCATCCGCTACTCATCAGTGAAGGCAGAAAGAAGTTTAAAATCCTTTTAATTGAGGAAAATGAGGATTTGCCTGTTGAATTAATTTTAAGCCTAATTAAAGAAGTAAAACAATACATCAAATAA
- a CDS encoding superoxide dismutase, with the protein MSFELPKLGYAYEALEPTIDAKTMEIHHSKHHQAYVDNLNKAIEGTDLEGLTIEEICRTAVEKPAVRNNGGGHFNHSLFWEILTPGGSKEPVGSVKAAIENYGGLKKFKNDFSEAAKTRFGSGWAWLVKNEDGSVSVTSTPNQDNPLMPVADSKGTPVLGLDVWEHAYYLNYQNRRPDYVSAFFDVVNWDKVEELFNK; encoded by the coding sequence ATGTCATTTGAATTACCAAAATTAGGATATGCTTACGAAGCTTTAGAGCCAACAATTGATGCAAAAACAATGGAAATCCACCATTCAAAACATCACCAAGCATATGTTGATAACTTAAATAAAGCAATCGAGGGAACAGACCTTGAAGGATTGACTATTGAAGAAATCTGCAGAACAGCTGTTGAAAAACCAGCAGTAAGAAATAACGGTGGAGGTCACTTCAATCACTCTCTTTTCTGGGAAATTTTAACTCCAGGTGGAAGCAAAGAGCCTGTAGGAAGCGTAAAAGCTGCTATCGAAAATTATGGTGGTCTTAAAAAATTCAAAAATGATTTTTCTGAGGCAGCTAAAACAAGATTTGGTTCAGGATGGGCTTGGTTGGTAAAAAATGAAGATGGTTCTGTTTCTGTAACGTCTACTCCAAATCAAGACAACCCATTAATGCCGGTTGCTGATTCAAAAGGAACTCCGGTTTTAGGATTGGATGTTTGGGAGCATGCTTATTATTTGAACTACCAAAACAGAAGACCTGATTATGTGTCTGCGTTCTTCGATGTAGTAAACTGGGATAAAGTTGAAGAATTATTCAACAAATAA
- a CDS encoding phosphatidylserine decarboxylase family protein, with protein MKLHKESKGTITVATILFAIIAAASIYFLEMWSLLIIVPLLVIYSLVFWFFRVPNRDILDHVENVIAPVDGKVVMIKEVEEDEFIKGKAIQVSIFMSPLNVHICRYPVSGEVIYKKYHPGKYLVAWHEKSSTENERTTVAVQSLTNHKVVFRQIAGYVARRIVFYCNPGDNAKAGHEFGFIKFGSRMDVFLPLDTEIICKIGDITKGGIDVIAKMKD; from the coding sequence ATGAAATTACATAAAGAGTCGAAAGGAACCATTACGGTAGCAACTATACTTTTCGCAATTATTGCAGCGGCATCTATTTATTTTCTCGAAATGTGGTCACTTTTGATCATTGTACCTTTATTAGTTATTTACAGTTTGGTATTTTGGTTCTTTAGAGTTCCAAACCGTGATATTTTAGATCATGTAGAGAATGTAATTGCTCCGGTAGACGGAAAGGTAGTAATGATTAAAGAAGTAGAAGAAGATGAGTTTATCAAAGGTAAAGCAATTCAGGTTTCTATTTTTATGTCTCCATTAAATGTTCATATTTGTAGATATCCGGTTTCTGGGGAGGTTATTTATAAAAAATATCATCCAGGAAAATATTTGGTGGCTTGGCACGAAAAGTCGTCTACAGAAAACGAAAGAACGACTGTTGCGGTACAAAGCTTAACCAATCATAAAGTAGTGTTCAGACAAATTGCAGGATATGTAGCAAGAAGAATTGTTTTCTATTGTAATCCTGGAGACAATGCAAAAGCAGGACATGAATTCGGGTTCATTAAATTCGGTTCAAGAATGGATGTTTTCTTGCCACTTGATACCGAAATTATCTGTAAAATAGGTGATATTACTAAAGGCGGAATCGATGTGATTGCTAAAATGAAAGATTAA